A genome region from Desulfuromonas sp. includes the following:
- a CDS encoding biotin carboxylase: protein SVTQEGLTLEIEKAKKAGNKVQAKALETDLMVLQRMEEESARFGAAVGLDSASTFECIVDRDRHYFMEVNTRIQVEHRVSELCYSLKFTNPKDPKDFFIVESLVEAMALLARHKERLPKPERIPRFGAGAEARLNATDDSLSPNAGGVIRYWSEPLEGEIRDDQGICQKNPDTGLFMKYNVAGAYDSNIALLLTKGEDRLDSYNYLSTVICNTKIRGTNLATNLDFHYGLVNWFIGRNVMAKPTTRFVVPYLTLVGLLKEEANKLDPVFAFLQMKKHYAKLADGDSELSKTYSELLDRKGTLLTRPMEMLLKNPHMLSGWLSINQKNFEVKNGKVVWLRNPMVVIGETYEFLNMAYREGEPAAEVIWSHDNELLQKALSFYEDLRGKLGLEKEDYFKLNEMLQNEKAPKGFKADIWEQIRAAHTGFEAGMELFGMIFLIAEKVKFWEMKVEEDLEVTIPDYLTDPDLQARVKKILVPPPATKADEVVAPCGGMYYGQEAPGLPPFVTEGMHFEKDQPLFIIEVMKMFNKVPAPFAGTIDKILIEGSDGVIVQKGQPLFKVSPDEKLVDVDPAEVERVRRETTSEYLGAVL, encoded by the coding sequence TCGGTCACCCAGGAAGGGCTGACCCTCGAGATCGAGAAGGCGAAGAAGGCCGGCAACAAGGTTCAGGCGAAGGCGCTGGAGACCGACCTCATGGTTCTCCAAAGGATGGAAGAAGAATCGGCCCGTTTTGGTGCCGCCGTCGGCCTCGATTCGGCCTCGACCTTCGAGTGTATTGTCGACCGCGACCGCCACTACTTCATGGAGGTCAATACCCGGATCCAGGTTGAGCATCGGGTTTCCGAGCTCTGCTACAGCCTGAAGTTCACCAACCCGAAGGATCCGAAGGATTTCTTTATCGTCGAATCGCTGGTTGAAGCGATGGCGCTGCTGGCGCGGCACAAGGAGCGCTTGCCGAAGCCGGAGCGGATTCCCCGTTTCGGTGCCGGTGCCGAGGCCCGTCTCAACGCAACCGATGACTCCCTGTCGCCGAATGCCGGCGGCGTCATCCGCTACTGGTCGGAACCGCTCGAAGGCGAAATCCGCGACGACCAGGGAATCTGCCAGAAAAATCCGGATACCGGCCTGTTCATGAAGTACAATGTCGCCGGGGCCTACGATTCGAATATTGCCCTGTTGCTTACCAAAGGCGAGGATCGTCTCGACAGCTACAATTATCTCTCCACGGTCATTTGCAATACCAAGATTCGCGGCACCAACCTGGCGACCAACCTCGATTTCCACTACGGGCTGGTCAACTGGTTTATCGGTCGCAACGTCATGGCCAAGCCGACGACCCGTTTCGTTGTGCCGTACCTGACCCTGGTCGGTCTGCTCAAGGAAGAAGCGAACAAGCTCGATCCGGTTTTTGCCTTCCTGCAGATGAAAAAGCACTACGCCAAGCTTGCCGACGGTGATTCCGAGCTCAGCAAAACCTACTCGGAACTGCTTGATCGCAAAGGCACCCTGCTCACCCGGCCAATGGAAATGCTGCTGAAAAATCCGCACATGCTCTCCGGCTGGTTGTCGATCAACCAGAAGAATTTCGAGGTCAAGAACGGCAAGGTTGTCTGGCTGCGCAACCCGATGGTTGTCATTGGTGAGACCTATGAGTTTCTCAATATGGCTTACCGGGAAGGCGAGCCGGCTGCCGAAGTCATCTGGAGCCATGACAACGAGCTTCTGCAGAAGGCGCTCAGCTTCTACGAAGATCTGCGTGGCAAGCTCGGCCTGGAGAAAGAAGATTACTTCAAGCTCAATGAGATGCTGCAGAACGAAAAGGCGCCGAAGGGCTTCAAGGCCGACATCTGGGAACAGATTCGCGCCGCTCATACCGGTTTCGAAGCCGGTATGGAGCTGTTCGGAATGATCTTCCTGATCGCCGAGAAGGTCAAATTCTGGGAGATGAAGGTCGAGGAAGATCTCGAGGTTACGATCCCCGACTACCTGACCGATCCCGATCTGCAGGCCCGGGTCAAGAAGATCCTGGTACCGCCGCCGGCGACCAAGGCCGATGAAGTCGTTGCCCCGTGCGGCGGGATGTATTATGGCCAGGAAGCGCCGGGGCTGCCGCCGTTCGTCACCGAAGGGATGCACTTCGAGAAAGATCAGCCGCTGTTCATCATCGAGGTCATGAAAATGTTCAACAAGGTTCCGGCGCCGTTTGCCGGTACGATCGACAAGATCCTGATCGAAGGGAGTGACGGCGTGATTGTGCAGAAGGGCCAGCCGCTGTTCAAGGTCTCACCCGACGAAAAACTGGTCGATGTCGATCCGGCCGAAGTCGAGCGCGTCCGCCGCGAAACCACCAGCGA